One genomic segment of Candidatus Eremiobacterota bacterium includes these proteins:
- a CDS encoding Tex family protein → MEAQLVDLVAAKSGVQRLYVEHLVALYDDKATIPFVSRYRKDQTGNLDEVGVARVYDAIKYFRDLSERKAFVLGEIERKGKLTMELRAAIETCTDARILEDLYLPYKEKRKTKADKAREAGLEPLARMLLAKENLGDAKVLALDFAKAGTDYDTVEKALEGALYIISQQVLESVNLMESFLKSSFSSGVLISKKKRGYNGEDHRFEDYYDFTEALKALCLPRNSHRYLAIRRGAEQGALSMKAEVDEGAHLFALRERFLLRSYYYQEYVEKAIEIAYSQYIRPALETRIQNELSEAAEMEAIKVFARNLDALFMAPPIPYRSVLGMDPGLRTGIKVAVLDRDGTFLDHRVFHILSAGEAKKAKESLVALIKKHSIGAVGVGNGTGSREAMAFVRDAVKEVSHDIIVALVDEAGASVYSASELAREEFPDLDVTVRGAISIGRRLQNPLAELVKIDPKSIGVGQYQHDVDQKKLREALQRVIEICVNHVGVDLNTASHAILTYISGLSDKVARSIVEHRKNHGFYKSRGELLKVKGLGPKAYEQCAGFLRIRGGKNPLDGTGVHPESYGVVEKMAGDCNLSVSALLGNRNVLQALDRSRYLTATCQAHNFDALLDSLLNPGKDPRKEFRTVAFREGIEGIDDVKEEMLFEGRVTNVTNFGAFIDIGVHTDGLCHKSQLAERFVADPSEVVKVGDIVTVKVLAVDYGKRRISLKLLVSEKG, encoded by the coding sequence ATGGAAGCGCAGCTTGTTGATCTTGTAGCGGCAAAGTCCGGAGTGCAGAGACTGTATGTGGAGCACCTTGTGGCTCTCTATGACGACAAGGCCACTATCCCTTTCGTGTCGCGCTACCGGAAGGATCAGACGGGGAACCTTGATGAAGTGGGCGTGGCACGGGTCTATGATGCCATAAAGTATTTCAGGGACCTGTCTGAAAGAAAGGCTTTTGTCCTTGGAGAGATTGAGAGGAAGGGAAAGCTCACAATGGAGCTCCGGGCAGCAATCGAGACCTGCACCGATGCGAGGATACTTGAGGATCTCTATCTCCCCTACAAGGAAAAAAGAAAGACCAAGGCTGACAAGGCGAGGGAGGCAGGGCTTGAGCCCCTTGCCCGGATGCTTCTTGCGAAGGAAAACCTTGGCGACGCGAAAGTCCTTGCCCTTGACTTTGCAAAAGCCGGGACCGATTATGACACCGTGGAGAAGGCGCTTGAGGGAGCTCTTTACATAATCTCCCAGCAGGTTCTTGAGTCTGTCAATCTCATGGAGTCTTTTCTCAAGAGCTCCTTCTCGTCGGGAGTGCTTATCTCGAAAAAGAAGCGCGGCTACAACGGGGAGGACCACCGCTTCGAAGATTATTACGACTTTACCGAGGCTCTCAAGGCGCTCTGCCTTCCCAGGAACTCCCACCGGTACCTGGCCATCAGGCGCGGTGCCGAGCAGGGTGCTCTTTCCATGAAGGCCGAGGTTGACGAAGGAGCCCATCTTTTTGCGCTCCGTGAGAGATTCCTGCTGCGCTCCTATTATTACCAGGAATACGTGGAGAAGGCCATAGAGATTGCCTATTCGCAGTATATACGCCCGGCCCTGGAGACGAGGATTCAGAATGAGCTCTCTGAAGCCGCCGAGATGGAGGCCATCAAGGTATTTGCCCGCAACCTCGATGCCCTTTTCATGGCGCCGCCCATCCCTTACCGGAGCGTGCTGGGCATGGATCCCGGGCTCAGGACGGGGATCAAGGTGGCGGTTCTCGATCGTGACGGGACCTTTCTGGACCACAGGGTCTTCCATATCCTGTCGGCCGGCGAAGCGAAAAAGGCGAAGGAGTCCCTCGTGGCCCTGATAAAAAAGCACAGCATCGGTGCCGTGGGCGTGGGCAACGGCACAGGATCCCGCGAAGCCATGGCTTTTGTGAGGGATGCGGTGAAGGAGGTCTCCCACGATATCATCGTAGCCCTTGTCGATGAGGCCGGCGCCTCGGTGTATTCGGCCTCTGAGCTGGCCCGCGAGGAGTTCCCCGACCTGGATGTGACGGTGAGGGGAGCCATCAGCATCGGCAGGCGCCTTCAGAATCCCCTTGCCGAGCTCGTGAAGATTGATCCCAAATCCATAGGGGTAGGGCAGTACCAGCACGATGTTGACCAGAAAAAGCTCCGTGAAGCACTCCAGAGGGTGATCGAGATCTGCGTGAACCATGTGGGTGTCGATCTCAACACGGCCTCCCATGCCATACTCACCTATATTTCAGGGCTTTCAGACAAGGTGGCCAGGAGCATCGTGGAGCACCGAAAAAATCACGGCTTTTACAAGAGCCGCGGTGAGCTCCTGAAGGTGAAAGGCCTGGGGCCGAAGGCCTATGAGCAATGCGCCGGCTTCCTGAGAATCAGGGGCGGAAAGAATCCCCTTGACGGCACGGGCGTCCATCCTGAGTCCTACGGTGTAGTTGAAAAGATGGCCGGTGACTGCAATCTCTCTGTAAGCGCGCTGCTGGGAAACAGGAATGTCCTTCAGGCTCTCGACAGGAGCAGGTATCTCACCGCCACCTGCCAGGCCCATAATTTCGACGCCCTCCTTGACAGCCTCCTCAATCCAGGCAAGGATCCACGGAAGGAGTTCCGCACCGTGGCGTTCCGTGAGGGGATAGAGGGAATTGATGATGTCAAGGAGGAGATGCTCTTCGAGGGTAGGGTCACCAACGTCACCAATTTCGGCGCATTCATCGATATAGGAGTCCACACAGACGGCCTCTGCCACAAGTCACAGCTTGCGGAGCGCTTCGTGGCCGATCCCTCCGAGGTGGTGAAAGTCGGTGACATCGTGACCGTGAAGGTTCTGGCTGTCGATTACGGGAAGCGCCGCATTTCCCTGAAACTTCTTGTCAGTGAGAAGGGATAG
- a CDS encoding M20/M25/M40 family metallo-hydrolase produces MDSLQFSASDISPRGIKAQAGVAAQAPSADEPHSTWQGIKDTVGESVEDGRLQGKKIGMLLAASAGAASLPLMVAQAAPAIAGTVLGPAGMIGALVVAAIEEKYIGIGKHAGALAGSAVGAGVGLVRAALNHGNPPDPNEGDRKVELPKAPPQGKGPWEPLLPRMLHKAEKAILGHVPERTRAIERAETIGLFGSSLVAASVIPTIAATLIGGPVATIMGTMIGSLIGIVGGSLEENTIGIGRVAGEAVGTVVSAVGKGIRKLTGSGQKVQEKDNAHQATETFSLDVQAAKKAPERKNPISTLLGYAGKAFMGLNSVMAEPLMSFLIDTSKLCNLLLTEKPVQTIDFKERPFPAVNKDRLVANFTKIAGINAKYKQEDAVASELGRQFDAMKVNHAKDQAGNLIATIPATESAKDAPTVMLSAHMDTVSPTSADAIINDGKKIKTNERHILGGDDRAGIAQIMEGVQSVLERGMDHPEIKIVFTVGEEVGLKGSMALDPKDIATRPTLGFVIDSTDKRSLYLTNDGVIITSKPTKYNFSQEDPLIQVSMRSMADAGIKPQPVHGPILAGAGTDANSPALNNKLVKSVAIGTGVNDVHTMLENAKIKDLEQIARSVVGFITNTCDLKVDGDAVVPRYPLKS; encoded by the coding sequence ATGGATTCATTGCAGTTCAGCGCTTCAGACATCTCACCAAGGGGAATCAAGGCCCAGGCGGGGGTGGCAGCGCAGGCTCCCTCAGCCGATGAGCCTCATTCCACATGGCAGGGCATCAAGGATACAGTGGGTGAATCGGTCGAGGACGGCCGGCTCCAGGGAAAGAAGATCGGCATGCTGCTCGCGGCGTCAGCCGGGGCTGCGTCCCTTCCCCTCATGGTGGCACAGGCAGCGCCGGCCATAGCGGGAACGGTCCTCGGCCCCGCCGGTATGATAGGCGCCCTCGTGGTGGCTGCTATTGAGGAGAAATACATCGGGATCGGGAAGCATGCCGGAGCACTTGCAGGAAGCGCCGTCGGTGCTGGTGTGGGTCTTGTCAGGGCGGCGCTGAATCACGGGAATCCCCCGGATCCCAATGAGGGCGACAGGAAGGTGGAGCTTCCCAAGGCCCCGCCCCAGGGGAAAGGCCCCTGGGAGCCTCTCCTTCCCAGGATGCTGCACAAGGCGGAGAAGGCCATTCTCGGCCACGTGCCGGAGCGCACGAGAGCGATAGAGCGCGCTGAAACCATCGGCCTTTTTGGATCCTCTCTGGTGGCTGCTTCGGTGATACCTACAATCGCTGCAACCCTCATCGGGGGGCCTGTGGCTACAATCATGGGCACCATGATTGGTTCTCTCATAGGTATTGTGGGAGGAAGCCTTGAGGAGAACACGATTGGAATAGGGAGGGTTGCCGGCGAGGCCGTGGGCACGGTGGTGAGTGCCGTGGGCAAGGGCATCAGGAAGCTTACGGGCAGCGGGCAGAAGGTCCAGGAGAAGGACAATGCCCACCAGGCGACAGAGACCTTCTCCCTCGATGTCCAGGCTGCAAAGAAAGCGCCGGAGAGAAAGAATCCCATCAGCACTCTTCTGGGCTATGCGGGCAAGGCTTTCATGGGCCTTAACAGCGTAATGGCTGAGCCCCTTATGAGTTTTCTCATCGATACCAGTAAGCTCTGCAACCTCCTTCTCACCGAGAAGCCTGTGCAGACCATCGATTTCAAGGAGCGTCCCTTCCCGGCTGTCAACAAGGACCGCCTCGTGGCGAATTTCACGAAGATTGCCGGCATCAATGCGAAGTACAAGCAGGAAGATGCCGTAGCCTCTGAGCTCGGCAGACAGTTTGACGCCATGAAAGTGAACCACGCCAAGGACCAGGCGGGAAATCTCATCGCCACCATCCCGGCGACGGAGAGCGCCAAGGATGCGCCCACGGTAATGCTCTCGGCCCACATGGACACCGTCTCGCCCACATCGGCCGATGCCATCATCAATGACGGCAAGAAGATAAAGACTAACGAGCGCCATATCCTCGGCGGTGACGACAGGGCCGGCATCGCCCAGATCATGGAAGGGGTGCAGTCAGTTCTGGAGCGCGGCATGGACCACCCTGAGATAAAGATTGTCTTTACCGTCGGCGAGGAAGTGGGCCTCAAGGGCTCGATGGCCCTCGATCCGAAAGATATTGCCACCAGGCCCACCCTTGGCTTTGTGATTGATTCCACCGACAAGAGATCCCTCTATCTCACCAATGACGGCGTCATCATCACCTCGAAGCCCACCAAGTACAATTTCAGCCAGGAGGATCCCCTCATCCAGGTGAGCATGCGCTCCATGGCCGACGCGGGGATAAAGCCTCAGCCTGTTCATGGCCCTATCCTCGCCGGCGCCGGAACTGATGCGAACTCGCCGGCCCTGAACAACAAGCTTGTGAAAAGCGTCGCCATAGGGACGGGAGTCAACGACGTGCACACCATGCTCGAAAATGCAAAGATCAAGGACCTCGAGCAGATTGCCAGGTCCGTCGTGGGCTTCATCACCAACACATGCGATCTCAAGGTCGATGGCGACGCCGTGGTGCCGCGGTACCCCCTGAAATCATAA
- a CDS encoding ankyrin repeat domain-containing protein → MSVKELHYYVQNGKPEETIALLTAKPDLVNAPDRSGMTALHLASAGGLDRMVELLLSREADAGAVNKWRQTPLHYAASGGFESVAELLISRGAPVDGRDSDGQTALHLACASGSLSMVKILLDEGATLNVADNYGVTPLFPAISSGNCELVKFLISRGISVKSISRSGVAPLHLAAQGGSRELAELILSGGASCAASDLEGRTPLHYAVAEGHLDVAGVLISSGADINAMECGFTVLHDAAGKGLNEFVAFLLSCGAQADIANAGGFTPLEYAERSGHDSVAKLLKNGAAETPEDS, encoded by the coding sequence ATGTCGGTAAAAGAGCTCCATTATTATGTGCAGAACGGAAAGCCTGAGGAGACGATAGCCCTTCTTACTGCAAAGCCGGACCTCGTCAACGCACCTGACCGCTCAGGCATGACAGCTCTTCACCTCGCATCAGCCGGGGGGCTGGACAGGATGGTGGAGCTTCTTCTCTCCCGCGAGGCCGATGCAGGCGCGGTCAACAAGTGGCGCCAGACTCCCCTCCATTATGCCGCGTCGGGAGGATTCGAGAGCGTTGCAGAGCTTCTCATATCCCGGGGCGCTCCCGTCGATGGCCGTGACAGTGACGGGCAGACGGCCCTCCACCTCGCATGCGCCTCAGGGAGTCTTTCCATGGTGAAAATCCTTCTCGATGAGGGAGCCACCCTCAACGTGGCCGACAATTACGGCGTGACGCCTCTCTTCCCCGCTATCAGCAGCGGAAACTGCGAGCTGGTGAAATTCCTCATCAGCAGGGGAATCAGCGTGAAAAGCATATCCCGCTCAGGCGTGGCACCACTCCACCTGGCAGCCCAGGGCGGCAGCAGGGAGCTTGCCGAGCTCATTCTTTCAGGGGGAGCGTCCTGTGCCGCGAGTGATCTTGAGGGAAGGACTCCGCTCCATTACGCCGTCGCAGAAGGCCACCTTGATGTCGCGGGAGTTCTCATTTCAAGCGGAGCCGATATCAACGCGATGGAGTGCGGCTTCACCGTGCTCCATGACGCCGCCGGAAAGGGGCTCAACGAGTTTGTAGCCTTCCTGCTCTCCTGCGGCGCTCAAGCGGATATCGCCAATGCAGGGGGCTTCACCCCCCTGGAGTATGCAGAGCGCAGCGGCCATGACTCCGTGGCGAAACTGCTGAAGAACGGCGCTGCAGAGACACCAGAGGACTCTTAA
- a CDS encoding MBL fold metallo-hydrolase yields MDGNFIKFLGTAGARYVVARQMRSSGGILICLGGRKILIDPGPGSLVRCALSRPPIDASKLDGLVLTHSHIDHSNDVNIMIDAMTFGGIEKRGVLFAPGECIQGANPVLFNYLRQCIGDIVLLEPERQYSLGEITFSTSIRHRHPVETYGLLFRHNGLTISFLADTKYFEELKECYRGSDILVLNVVRDTPFEDDTIMHLSFEDARELVGALKPRKAILTHFGKRMLAAKPALLAKALARETGVEVYAAYDGMRFPL; encoded by the coding sequence ATGGACGGCAATTTCATCAAATTTCTCGGCACTGCAGGGGCGCGCTACGTGGTGGCGCGCCAGATGCGCTCTTCGGGGGGGATTCTGATCTGCCTCGGGGGGCGTAAAATCCTGATAGACCCGGGGCCGGGGTCTCTGGTGCGCTGCGCCCTCTCGCGGCCTCCCATAGACGCCTCGAAGCTTGACGGCCTCGTGCTCACCCACTCTCACATTGATCACTCCAATGATGTGAATATCATGATAGATGCCATGACCTTCGGAGGAATTGAAAAAAGGGGAGTGCTCTTTGCTCCCGGTGAGTGCATCCAGGGCGCGAACCCGGTGCTCTTCAACTACCTGCGGCAGTGCATAGGCGACATTGTGCTCCTTGAGCCAGAGCGCCAGTATTCCCTCGGGGAGATCACCTTTTCCACCTCGATAAGGCACCGGCACCCCGTGGAGACCTACGGCCTCCTCTTCCGCCATAACGGCCTCACCATATCGTTTCTTGCCGACACAAAGTATTTCGAGGAGTTGAAGGAATGCTACCGCGGCTCCGACATACTGGTCCTGAATGTGGTGCGCGACACGCCCTTTGAGGATGACACCATAATGCACCTCTCCTTTGAGGATGCCCGCGAGCTTGTAGGGGCATTAAAGCCAAGGAAAGCCATTCTGACTCACTTCGGCAAAAGGATGCTCGCCGCAAAGCCAGCGCTTCTTGCAAAAGCCCTCGCCAGGGAGACAGGTGTCGAAGTATACGCCGCTTATGACGGCATGAGATTCCCCTTATGA